The DNA window TTTTTGAACGCCTACGGCATCCCAGATTTCAAAAGGTCCGTTTTCCCATCCGAAACCGGCTCTCATGGCATCATCAATTTTATAAACTTCGTCAGAAATTTCAGGTACTTTATGAGAAACATAAGCGAATAAAGCTCCTAACGATTTTCTGTATAGTTCACCGGCTTTATCTTTACCACCAATTAAAACTTTGAATCTGTCAATTGGTTTATCAATAGCTTTTGTTAATTCCAGAGTCGGGAATGAGGATTTTCCCTGAAGTTCATATTCTAAAGTATCCAGATTTAATCCATGAATTTCAGATTTACCTTCTGCATTTTTTACTTTTTTATAGAAGCCTTGTTCTGTTTTTGAACCCAGCCATTTGTTATCCATCATTTTCTGGATATAGCCGGGAAGAGCAAATACGTCGTTGAAATCATTCGCTTCAGCACCGCTTTGGCGAACACCGTTGGCGACCATTACTAAGGTATCAAGACCTACAACATCTGCCGTTCTGAAAGTTGCTGATTTTGGACGCCCGATTACAGGACCGGTTAATTTATCTACATCAGAAACAGTAAGTCCCAGTTTCTGTACATTATGAAGAAGATCCATCATGGAGAATACTCCGATTCTGTTGGCAATGAATGCAGGCGTATCTTTAGCTAAAACAGTTGTTTTACCCAAGAATTTAGCTCCGTAGTTCATATAGAAATCGATAATCTCAGGATCAGTATCGTTGGTAGGGATAATCTCTAAAAGAGGAAGGTATCGTACAGGATTGAAAAAATGGGTTCCTGCAAAATATTTCTTGAAGTCATCACTTCTTCCCTCTGTTAAGAAATGAATAGGAATTCCGGATGTATTAGAAGAAATTAATGTTCCCGGTTTTCTGAACTGTTCAATCTTTTCATAGACTGATTTTTTAATATCAAGTCTTTCTACTACTACTTCAATGATCCAGTCTGTATTTTTTATTTTCGGTAAATCATCATCGAAGTTTCCCACTTTGATTCTATCTGCAAACTTCGGAGAATAAAGAAGTGCAGGACTTGCTTTTTTAAGTTTTTCAAAGTTTTCAGTAGCAATTCTGTTTCTTACTACCTTATCATCTTTGGTCAAACCTTTTTTCTGTTCAGCTTCAGTCAGTTCAAAAGGAACGATATCCAAAAGTGACACCTCTACACCGATATTGGCGAAGTGAGCTGCGATACCGCTACCCATAATTCCTGAACCAAGAACCGTTACGTGTTTGATTCTTCTTTTCATATGTAAAATTTTATTTTTTGAGATTATATGAACCGTTTGGGTTCATGATAATTTATTTTCTGTTATTTAATAATTCGTTTGCAATTTTCATGATTTCAGCCATCACATCTTTAAATGTTTCCATTTTTTCAGGAGCGATTTTTTCCATCACCTTTTTATTAAAGTTAACAACGACTTCTTTAGACATATTCCTTGAATTGAGTCCTTTATCTGTAAGCTTAATGATCACCTCCCGTTTATCGGTGGTGGTCTTTTCCTTATAGATATATCCGTTGTCTTCCAGAAGTTTGATGATTCTCGTTAAAGAGGTGGGTTCTATAGCCATCTTAGGGCCAAGATTTGTACTTCGTGTACCTTCTTTGGGATCAATTTTAAGAAGGGTAAGGGCTTGTACAGCTGTAGAATCATGCTCTTGAGCCAATTCTGTGTACATCTTTGAAACAGCCAGCCAGGTTTGCTTCAAAATTAAATCTACGTTTTCTATTTTTTCCTTATTATTATCCATCATTTTTTGCGCCAATGGTTTTACCCAAATTTAATAAATATTATGCATGCATAATATTTATTAACGTTAAATTTTGTTAATAAGCTGGTAATAAACAGGTTAAATTGTATGATTAGCATAATACTATGCATGCATAGTATATGAAATATGTAAAGAAAACTGTTGATTAATAAATGTTTCCAACGAAATTAATGATTTCTTCAAAAGATTCGCATTGATGTTTGGAGGATTCAGTAGTGACTACCCAAAAATCGCTCTGATATTCAAAATTAAGTAAAGAAAGGTCTTTTTGGAAGTTTTTTTGAAGTAAGGAATACAACATTTCTTTGTTAACTTGTGGTGCCGAAATTTTTGGAGGAATAAAATATTCGTTCACCTGAAATAGAGCAGGGTTGATCAGTTCATCATGTTGGAGTAAAATATCTTCAACAATTCCTGCATATAGTTGGGTGTCTTTTATATACCATATTTTGTCCGCAAATTCTTTGGCCAATCTCCAGTCGTGAGAGGAGAACAGTATCAGTTTATTTTGTTCTTTGGCTAGTTTTCTGAGGGTTTTAAGAATGATGATCTTATTTTTTTCATCCAAATGGGTCGTTGGCTCATCCAGAATAATAACAGGAGCGTTTTGAGTGATAGCCCGTCCAATAAATGCTTTTTGAAGATTACCATCCGAAAGATTTTTAAGAAGGGTATATCTATATTGAGTAAGTTCCAGCTCATGAATGATATGGCCTACTTCTTCACGGTCCTCTTTTTTTAATTCAAAATAAAAAGGGTAGTAGATGTATTTTCCTAATGAAATAAGATCTTCAACAGTATAATGCTGCGGAACAACGGATTTTGAGAAGACAATCGCAATATTCTCCGCGATTTCCTTTACAGAAAGTTGCTTTACATTTTTTCCATTGATTAAAATCTCCCCGTTTAATAAAGGAATCTGATGTAAAACAGACTTGATTAAAGTGGTTTTACCTACACCGTTATTCCCGATCAATAAGCATACATCATCAAGTTTCAGATCTGCATTTGCATTTGAAATGAGTGTTTTGTTGTAACCGATGTTGGCTTGTTTGATTTGTAGGTGCATGTCTGAAGTTAGCTAAAACGCAATGGCGCAAATTGTTTTACAAAAATACAGTTTTAAGGTGCAAGGAATTTGACTTTGTCAAATTTTATTTTGTTTTTAATTTATAAATGATTGACAATTCGGGTAACTCCATTTTTGAAAATATCTGATTGAAAATTAAGTAGCATTCCTAATTTGCATCCAGTCATTTTCAAATATGTTAAAAGCTGAGCTTTATGAATGGGGCTGATATAATCAACTGTTTTTATTTCTAATATAACTTTATTTTCTATCAGCATATCTAGTCTGAAAGCATTTTCAACTTTTAAATCTTCGTATATAATCGGAAGTAATTTTTGTTTTTCTACCAGATATCCTGATCTCTTAAGTTCATAAAACATGCATTCTTCGTAAACATGTTCAAATAATCCTGCCCCAAGCTTTTTGTGAATTTTTAAGCCTGCATCAAAAACAATTCTTGATATTTCATTTTCTGTCATTTGTAGTGTTTTATACAGATAAATATAAGGATTGTTGGTGAAATACAGAGGTTAAAAAAAATAGAAATTATAGATTTTTAGCAATTGTGAGAATATCTTTTGTGTTTAAATATACTTTAATTCAAAGTCTATTGTTGGATAATCGCAAAGGCGCAAAGATTTATCATACATTACGTATATTTTTTATGGCGCAAGAAAATCCAAGATTTTAAGCAAGGGTATATTTATAACTTTGTATTATATTTTGGTATACGCATTCAATTTTATCGGAGATAAAATCCTAGCGTCTTAAAGCGTAATGTAGTTGAAAACTGGCGTCTTTGCGTTTCCAACAAAAGTTTATACTTTATTCTGTTTTAAAAGCATCAGGAGGATCACAGGAATACCAAATACAGAACTGATCACATTCAAAGGAATTTGTGTTTTTTCTGCAATAATGGAGAAAAACAGCATGATCAGCATTCCCAGGAACATATTCAATATCCATTGCTGCCATAATTTGGATGGATTATACACCAGTCTGCAAAAATGCGGAACGATAATTCCGATGAATAGAATAGGGCCTAAAAAGGCTGTAATGGAAGCGGAAAGCAGCGAAGACGCTACAATGATCAATAGTTTCAATTGCTTCAGGTTTACCCCTAAGCTCTGTGCGTACGAGGTCCCCAAAGAGTTTCCGATCAGTGGTTTTATGGTTTTAAAACAGAAAAATAATCCGATCAAAACTAATATCGATAACACATAAATCTGATTTCTACTGACCATATTATTCGCTCCAAAAGACCATAGAATATAATTTTTCAGACTTTGATTTTCAGCATAAAACTGAAGAAGAGAAACAATGGCGCCTGCAAATGCTGATACCAGAAAACCAAAAATGATGAGATATGATTTATCCTGAAATTTATTGGACATTGAGAGAAGGATAAGCATCAGCAGTAGACTTCCTCCAATAGCCGACAAGCTTAAGAAGCTGTTTTGAATAAATTCCGGAAGCAGAATATCATGTGAAAAGAAAATGTAAAAAGCAACAGATAAACTGGCTACCGAAGTAATTCCCAATATATCTGGTCCTGCTAATGGATTCTGAAAATATTCCTGCATCAGAAAACCGGATGTAGGAATTGAAATTCCAGCCAATAGCATTACTAAAACTCTATTGATGCGGATTTCTGCAATTTGGCTGTTTGAAGAATCCTGGAAGAAATCCAGAAAACCTAAGCTCAAAAATCCTGTGTTCAGATTAATAACTGCACCAATAAGGATAGCAATGATTAACAATAAACACAGGACCTTAAATCTTTTTGACATGATTCAGAAAGAGTCTGTTATTTTATTTTAAAAAAGAATTGATCTTTGAATTCAATACTTCTTCAGTCATCATTCCCAGATATTCGTCAGTTTGACTTCCTTTTCTCATAAACGTAAAAGGAATAGAACCACCATCCCATTGTTTGAAATTGCTAGTGAAGAAGTTTTGATCCAACTTTTGGCCGTCTAATAAAATCACATCGTTTCCAAGGTTATTTTTTACCACAAAATCTTTAACTGCAGTATTCCATTCTGCTTTATCATCAAGATTCACGAAAGTAAATTTTACAGGCTTTCCTTTTAATTCCTGCATTTTATTTTTAAAACTCGGAATTTCTCTTATGCACGGACCACACCACGTTGCAAAAAAATTAGTAACATATAAGGTGTCATTATTTTTAGCTAAATGCTGTCC is part of the Chryseobacterium lactis genome and encodes:
- a CDS encoding 3-hydroxyacyl-CoA dehydrogenase/enoyl-CoA hydratase family protein, translated to MKRRIKHVTVLGSGIMGSGIAAHFANIGVEVSLLDIVPFELTEAEQKKGLTKDDKVVRNRIATENFEKLKKASPALLYSPKFADRIKVGNFDDDLPKIKNTDWIIEVVVERLDIKKSVYEKIEQFRKPGTLISSNTSGIPIHFLTEGRSDDFKKYFAGTHFFNPVRYLPLLEIIPTNDTDPEIIDFYMNYGAKFLGKTTVLAKDTPAFIANRIGVFSMMDLLHNVQKLGLTVSDVDKLTGPVIGRPKSATFRTADVVGLDTLVMVANGVRQSGAEANDFNDVFALPGYIQKMMDNKWLGSKTEQGFYKKVKNAEGKSEIHGLNLDTLEYELQGKSSFPTLELTKAIDKPIDRFKVLIGGKDKAGELYRKSLGALFAYVSHKVPEISDEVYKIDDAMRAGFGWENGPFEIWDAVGVQKGIELAKDAGYEVSDWVKNVETFYKVNDEGQSIYVDKNSGEYNKIPGQDAFIILDNIRKNKTLWSNSGASIEDLGDGIINFEIRSKMNSLGGEVLDGLNRAIDLAEKEYDGLVVGNQGTNFSVGANLAMILMMAIEQDWDDLNMAIAYFQKSMMRVRYSSIPVVVAPHGMTLGGGCEMTMHADRVVAAAETYIGLVETGVGVIPGGGGTKELTLRTSREFHSDDVKNNRLREAFMNIAMGKVATSAYEAYDMGILEKGKDIVSVSKNRQIAEAKKVAKLLAEQGYTQPIEQKVKVLGKDALGMFYVGTDQMLTGNFISEHDKKIADKLANVMVGGNLSEPTVVTEQYLLNLERETFLQLCGERKTLERIQYMLQNGKPLRN
- a CDS encoding MarR family winged helix-turn-helix transcriptional regulator, giving the protein MDNNKEKIENVDLILKQTWLAVSKMYTELAQEHDSTAVQALTLLKIDPKEGTRSTNLGPKMAIEPTSLTRIIKLLEDNGYIYKEKTTTDKREVIIKLTDKGLNSRNMSKEVVVNFNKKVMEKIAPEKMETFKDVMAEIMKIANELLNNRK
- a CDS encoding ABC transporter ATP-binding protein, with amino-acid sequence MHLQIKQANIGYNKTLISNANADLKLDDVCLLIGNNGVGKTTLIKSVLHQIPLLNGEILINGKNVKQLSVKEIAENIAIVFSKSVVPQHYTVEDLISLGKYIYYPFYFELKKEDREEVGHIIHELELTQYRYTLLKNLSDGNLQKAFIGRAITQNAPVIILDEPTTHLDEKNKIIILKTLRKLAKEQNKLILFSSHDWRLAKEFADKIWYIKDTQLYAGIVEDILLQHDELINPALFQVNEYFIPPKISAPQVNKEMLYSLLQKNFQKDLSLLNFEYQSDFWVVTTESSKHQCESFEEIINFVGNIY
- a CDS encoding GxxExxY protein, encoding MTENEISRIVFDAGLKIHKKLGAGLFEHVYEECMFYELKRSGYLVEKQKLLPIIYEDLKVENAFRLDMLIENKVILEIKTVDYISPIHKAQLLTYLKMTGCKLGMLLNFQSDIFKNGVTRIVNHL
- a CDS encoding FecCD family ABC transporter permease yields the protein MSKRFKVLCLLLIIAILIGAVINLNTGFLSLGFLDFFQDSSNSQIAEIRINRVLVMLLAGISIPTSGFLMQEYFQNPLAGPDILGITSVASLSVAFYIFFSHDILLPEFIQNSFLSLSAIGGSLLLMLILLSMSNKFQDKSYLIIFGFLVSAFAGAIVSLLQFYAENQSLKNYILWSFGANNMVSRNQIYVLSILVLIGLFFCFKTIKPLIGNSLGTSYAQSLGVNLKQLKLLIIVASSLLSASITAFLGPILFIGIIVPHFCRLVYNPSKLWQQWILNMFLGMLIMLFFSIIAEKTQIPLNVISSVFGIPVILLMLLKQNKV
- a CDS encoding TlpA family protein disulfide reductase is translated as MKKIILSTLILTALYSCKKEGQKTDSNTTTDSLSVTQNTNTEGTSYVPKELSPESVGQHLAKNNDTLYVTNFFATWCGPCIREIPSFKNKMQELKGKPVKFTFVNLDDKAEWNTAVKDFVVKNNLGNDVILLDGQKLDQNFFTSNFKQWDGGSIPFTFMRKGSQTDEYLGMMTEEVLNSKINSFLK